The genomic segment TGTGGACACTGCAGAGGGAGAACTAGTCACTGAATTTGATCACATGAAGTCTGCGTCAGGAACAGCTCGTCAGATGTCTGTCAGCACAGGTGTGTTAGTCCAGATGTTTCCACAGGAGTCATGTGACGCAGGGCTGTGGGCGGAGCTCCAGGTGAACAGACAGACAGCTCGTTCTCGCTCTCCCTCTCCTGCACTCACACCAGCACAAATATTGCCATAGTGATGGCAGGGATGTTGGTCTCCATAGCAACAGGACCACTTCACATTTTTTTCCagcgagggagagagagagagtgcgcgGGAGAgaaggaatgtgtgtgtgtgtgtgtgtgtgtgtgtgtgacggtcTCGCGGCAGCAGGATGAAGCTCCTCGAGCGCGTCTGTAGCTCATTTCTGTGCGTCTCTCGGCTCGTTTTGCTCTCGTGATTCCGGATGAAGCAGAAGATGAAACGACACTGACACAGCGGGACTGCTGTCACCATCActttcatcatcatcttcaccaccatcatcatcatcatcatcatcttcatcatcatctctCAGTGGTTAGCGGGTGGTGGATTGTCTCTGAAATCTCTCTCTAGGACTCTGATCGATTCGGTTTGTTTCGGAGTcggtgtgaatgtgtgtgtgatgtaaTCGCGCGGTTCTGACGTCATGTTCGTCTCCGTTTGGTACGCAAAGAAGATGGGCCGAAGATTCATCAGCAACGTGCGCAAAGCTAAGAGACACAGACAGAGAATGATGGTGAGACagtgaacgtgtgtgtgtgtgtgagaaagctgtgagtgtgtgagtgtgtgagtgtgtgagacagagagacaactgtgtgtgtgtttgtgtgtgtgtgtgtgtgtgtgtgtgtgagagagtgtgtatgtgagtgtgtgtgtttgtgtgtgtgtgtgacagtgagacagctgtgtgtgtgtgtgtgagtgagtgtgtatgtgagtgtgtgtgtgtgtgtgagagacagctgtgagtgtgtgtgtgtgtgtgtgtgtgtgagagagagagacagctgtgagtgtgtgtgtgtgtgtgtgtgtgagagagagagagagagacagatgtgtgtgtgtgagacagagagacaactgtgtgtgtgtgtttgtgtgtgtgtgtgtgtgtgtgtgagtgtgtatgtgagtgtgtgtgtttgtgtgtgtgtgtgtgacagtgagacagctgtgtgtgtgtgtgtgtgagtgagtgtgtatgtgagtgtgtgtgtgtgtgtgtgtgtgtgtgagagacagctgtgagtgtgtgtgtgtgagagagagacagtgagacagatgtgtgtgtgtgagacagagagacaactgtgtgtgagagacagctgtgtgtgtgtttgtgtgtgtgtgtgtgtgtgtgtgtgtgtttgtgtttgtgtgagtgtgtgttactCCAAGGAATACAGCGGTGACAGAATTCACCATGGCAGTTGTGATGAggttaccatggtaaacatTGTATTTTATGGTCAGACTGTGTTCTTGTTGATAGTTGCCAGATTTCTGCTGAGCGTTGCATCGTCTCCATGGTAACCAGAGTGATGGTGTGATACAGCCTGTGAAGATGTTGTCATGGTGTAATCACTGTGATTTCAtgcaggagtgtgtgtgtgtgtgtgtgtgtgtgtgtgtataacatGCTACTGAACTACAGCTAAATTTTAGTTAGACTGATGGCTGATGCTGCTCTGGTACTGGTTAAGCTAGTTATAACTGTAGCCTGTCCAGTGTTAGCTGGTTTAGACTGGTTCTTTCTGCAGGGTTATGGGTTTGGTTAGTTGATAAAtaactttaactaaaaataaaatgaaaatggaaaatataaaaataaaatctgatccaaaatattaataaaaactatgaatatagctgcaagcagcaattacggggccaagcacaaagagCACGATAAACCATGCCAACACCACTGTGAGCGTCAGACCAGCTGCAACAACAAGCTAGTAACGACTTTTTAAGATGATTTTAGACAAATTGgctgaaaaatcataaatacagtcattAGAAATGTGATTGAGAGGTTTATCACAGTCGaccaacaggtggcgctgtgaccaaaCTGATGTGGtgtggtcagagtgaggtgacaatgaaacatgcaaagtttggtgtctaCAGGGAAAGCagtgcagagatacagcctcagTCATTTTGGCATCAAGCCTCAACTTTGTTTCGAGTACCTTCAGGGCATGTTGCTGATGACACAGAGTTTCGTAATGGTACACCAGTGCATTCATAAAGTATtgcattttatgtcataatactgtattgtagttgatgacaatttcatgttttgttcaattatagagccaccaagaggcacaatcccaccaTTTTTTCATGTGTCCTCAGGGTGAGCCCATAcatgtgtcaaatttggtgaaaatatctcatttcatttTGGAGTTATAAATACTTATATGTATGagcacataaaaaatgacccttgGGCAACTTGgattggactttttttttttttgccacttactatcaaaattttgcCATTTGGGCACTAGCATTTAGCCAGATTTCTGAATTTCCTACGGTGGTTTTGTCTCGATCAgactaacggtttcgaagataaTCGCAAAGGTTTTTTAAGTGTTAAGTCACCatgttgcacaaaccataaggcaaaacctagcatgtttggtctCGCTGGACTCAGCAAGGATTCAAGAGTCTAAGGACATGACTCCTGTGAAAAAAAGTCAACACACCCAAAGTTATAAACATTTGAACATTTGAttttaccactaggtggcgctggcttgaaacttctcaggctcctctagggcatcgtgctgatgacccataccgagtttcgtaacaATACACTAATGTGTtcataaaatatagcattttactacaaaattcaaATTGGTTGACGcccaaaatggctgatatgggAAATCGTCATGCCATTAAACTCGGCATGACGACCTGAATCTAAAAAGACcagttttatgatttttggacaaactgtTCATAACTTATTAgcaaaaataaccatttttgtatctccggaccagtagatGGCGCTGTGCCGAAACGCAGCATGTAACTTTATGTCATGCTTATGAcaacatgtaccaagtttggtctgttTGTGAGTTATTCGAAAACAGTTTGGCAAATCGACTTGaagtacatacatttttgtcagcatggtctgaagagcTGGTTAAATTTTCGTAAAAAACGGCCTAGTAGTTTTTTCGGAGAATTCAAAATGGCGGTAACATTTTCATGGCGGAAAATGaagccaaggaatcagaggaaaaattggaattttgaattttgtttctagcccttatggttcaatagttattaacataaacatgagtgcaagtttggacagctggtggcgctagagggattgagttagagactctaAATTTGCTATGGATACAGTTCAAACTGTATTCCAAATTTCATAAGTTTCCCGCAAGCGGTTCTATGAAACTGCCGtagacttccagagcggaaacggaagaagaagaagaagaacggcaatgattacaataggtgcctataatatatcaatgatactaaaataacactgaccaTGACATCATAACTGCATGTAAAGATGCATCTTagcaacaaaagaaaatacACTGTCTGGATATTTATATCtggatgtttattaataaagacGCAGCCTAATTCTGGACTCATGAATATTAAACAGATGCAAATGCCacttaagtgtgtgtgtgtgtgtgtgtgtgtgtgtgtgtgtgtgtgtgtgtgtgtgtgtgtgtgtgtaatcttTTGCTGTGAGTGCCTGACACTGTTACCATGGAAATGTTATTTGCTAAGGAAACTGAATTTTCCCAGAGGACTCAACAGATGTTGCCATGCTCTGTCCTGTCTGTCTATCCTGGCTGTTTCTCAGTGTCCATCCTGTCTTTCTCTCAGTGTCCATCCTGACTATCTCTCAGTGTCCATCCCGTCTGTTTCTCAGTGTCCATCCTGTCTGTTTCTCAGTGTCCATCTAGTCTTTCTCTCAGTGTCCATCCTGTCTTTCTCTCAGTGTCCATCCTGGCTGTCTCTCAGTGTCCATCCTGTCTTTCTTTCAGTGTCCATCCTGTCTTTCTCTCAGTGTCCATCCTGACTGTCTCTCAGTGTCCATCCCGTCTTTCTCTCAGTGTCCATCCTGTCTTTCTTTCAGTGTCCATGCTGTCTTTCTCTCAGTGTCCATCCTGTCTGTTTCTCAGTGTCCATCCTGTCTTTCTCTCAGTGTCCATCCTGTCTTTCTCTCAGTGTCCATCATGTCTGTTTCTCAGTGTCCATGCTGTCTTTCTCTCAGTGTCcatcctgtctgtctctcagtgtccatcctgtctgtctctcagtgtctatcctgtctgtctctcagtgTCCATCATGTCTGTTTCTCAGTGTCCATGCTGTCTTTCTCTCAGTGTCtatcctgtctgtctctcagtgTCCATCCTGTCTGTTTCTCAGTGTCCATCCTGTCTTTCTCTCAGTGTCCATCCTGTCTTTCTCTCAGTGTCtatcctgtctgtctctcagtgTCCATCCTGTCTGTTTCTCAGTGTCCATCCTGTCTTTCTCTCAGTGTCCATCCTGTCTTTCTCTCAGTGTCcatcctgtctgtctctcagtgtccatcctgtctgtctctcagtgtctatcctgtctgtctctcagtgTCCATCATGTCTGTTTCTCAGTGTCCATGCTGTCTTTCTCTCAGTGTCtatcctgtctgtctctcagtgtccatcctgtctgtctctcagtgTCTATCCTGTCTGTTTCTCAGTGTCCATCCTGTCTTTCTCTCAGTGTCCATCATGTCTGTTTCTCAGTGTCCATGCTGTCTTTCTCTCAGTGTCcatcctgtctgtctctcagtgtccatcctgtctgtctctcagtgTCCATCCTGTCTTTCTCTCAGTGTCCATCATGTCTGTTTCTCAGTGTCCATGCTGTCTTTCTCTCAGTGTCCATCCTGTCTTTCTTTCAGTGTCCATCCTGTCTTTCTTTCAGTGTCtatcctgtctgtctctcagtgtccatcctgtctgtctctcagtgTCTATCCTGTCTGTTTCTCAGTGTCCATCCTGTCTTTCTCTCAGTGTCCATCATGTCTGTTTCTCAGTGTCCATGCTGTCTTTCTCTCAGTGTCcatcctgtctgtctctcagtgtccatcctgtctgtctctcagtgTCCATCCTGTCTTTCTCTCAGTGTCCATCATGTCTGTTTCTCAGTGTCCATGCTGTCTTTCTCTCAGTGTCCATCCTGTCTTTCTTTCAGTGTCCATCCTGTCTTTCTTTCAGTGTCCATCATGTCTGTTTCTCAGTGTCCATCCCGTCTTTCTCTCAGTGTCCATCCTGTCTTTCTTTCAGTGTCCATCCTGTCTTTCTTTCAGTGTCCATCCTGTCTGTTTCTCAGTGTCCATCCTGTCTTTCTCTCAGTGTCCATCCTGTCTTTCTCTCAGTGTCCATCATGTCTGTTTCTCAGTGTCCATGCTGTCTTTCTCTCAGTGTCcatcctgtctgtctctcagtgtccatcctgtctgtctctcagtgtctatcctgtctgtctctcagtgTCCATCATGTCTGTTTCTCAGTGTCCATGCTGTCTTTCTCTCAGTGTCtatcctgtctgtctctcagtgtccatcctgtctgtctctcagtgTCTATCCTGTCTGTTTCTCAGTGTCCATCCTGTCTTTCTCTCAGTGTCCATCATGTCTGTTTCTCAGTGTCCATGCTGTCTTTCTCTCAGTGTCCATCCTGTCTGTTTCTCAGTGTCCATGCTGTCTTTCTCTCAGTGTCCATCCTGTCTGTTTCTCAGTGTCCATCCTGTCTTTCTCTCAGTGTCCATCCTGTCTTTCTCTCAGTGTCCATCCTGTCTTTCTCTCAGTGTCCATCATGTCTGTTTCTCAGTGTCCATGCTGTCTTTCTCTCAGTGTCcatcctgtctgtctctcagtgtccatcctgtctgtctctcagtgtctatcctgtctgtctctcagtgTCCATCATGTCTGTTTCTCAGTGTCCATGCTGTCTGTCTCTCAGTGTCTATCCTGTCTTTCTCTCAGTGTCCATCCTGTCTTTCTCTCAGTGTCCATCATGTCTGTTTCTCAGTGTCCATGCTGTCTTTCTCTCAGTGTCcatcctgtctgtctctcagtgtccatcctgtctgtctctcagtgTCTATCCTGTCTTTCTCTCAGTGTCCATCCTGTCTTTCTCTCAGTGTCCATCATGTCTGTTTCTCAGTGTCCATGCTGTCTTTCTCTCAGTGTCcatcctgtctgtctctcagtgtccatcctgtctgtctctcagtgtctatcctgtctgtctctcagtgTCCATCATGTCTGTTTCTCAGTGTCCATGCTGTCTTTCTCTCAGTGTCcatcctgtctgtctctcagtgtccatcctgtctgtctctcagtgtctatcctgtctgtctctcagtgTCCATCATGTCTGTTTCTCAGTGTCCATCATGTCTGTTTCTCAGTGTCCATCATGTCTGTTTCTCAGTGTCtatcctgtctgtctctcagtgTCCATCATGTCTGTCTCTGTGTCCATCCTGTCGGTCTCTCAGTGTCCATCATGTCTGTCTCTCAGTGTCCATCATGTCTGTCTCTCAGTGTCCATCATGTCTGTTTCTCAGTGTCCATCCTGGCTGTCTCTCAGTGTCCATCATGTCTGTCTCTGTGTCCATCCTGTCGGTCTCTCAGTGTCCATCATGTCTGTCTCTCAGTGTCcatcctgtctgtctctcagtgtccatcctgtctgtctctctgtgtctATCCTGTTTATcctatctgtctctctgtcctgtctgtctctttgtgtctgctctgtctttctctctctgtccatcctgtctgtctgtctctctctgtctctgccctgtctgtctctctctctctgtcctgtctgtctctctctctgtcctgtctgtctctctctgtctctgtcctgtctgtctctctctgtctctgtcctgtctgtctctctgtgtgaTGCTGCAGTCTCTGCAGTGCTGTAACAGCAGAACTCATCAAATTACTTTAATTAAAGTTCTTCAGCTCCGTTACTGAAACAGTCAGGATGTTAATTATCCGCTCGTCTCTCTCAGGTTGTTTAGGAGAGCAGTTGTGAGTCTGTAACGTGGTTTGATGATGttgttgatgtgtgtgtgtgtgtgtgtgtgtgtgtgtgagcggcTGATTCCTGAAAAActcaagtcagctttatttctacagtGCTTTATAGAGTACAGATCgtttcaaaacagcttcacGGTAACAAACATATGAGACAAACAAAATTTTTAAGCTGTAAAGCGACTCTAAAAAgataatagtgtcattattcagatcaagTCACTTGCTCCGATTACTCCGAATGCTCCGAAATTAATAAGTTGTTTCCTCTCTTGGCAGCTGATGTTTTATATAGAGACACTTTCACTGTCCAATCAATCATCATGATCGGATCAAGCCCCGCCCCTTCCAGTTTTTCACTTCACATCAGTTTCAGGCTGATGAAAGTCTTTATGGTCATTCAGTTTAGCGTTTGTGATGAAGGACTCGTGGTTTCTGCTCGTACGTCTGTGAGCGTCACTGAGACTCATCTGAGATTTGAGTCCATCAGAGATCACGTGCTGGTGATGTCACCATGTTGATTATAACATCAGGACAGACATTAAAAGATACTGATGAATGATGTTTTCTCAGTACAGATGATTGAATGTCTCtcttgtctctctctgtctcagatGAACGGGATGGACGGAGACGTTGAATATGAGGAGATCACACTGGAGAGGGTTTGAGACATATCTTGTTTTCAGCTCTTTGATCATATCAAATCACTTCTGCATGAacatcattgtgtgtgtgtgtgtgtgtgtgtgtgtatgtgtgtgtttagggtAACTCTGGTCTGGGCTTCAGTATAGCCGGTGGGACTGATAACCCTCACATAGGAGACGATCCCAGTATCTTCATCACTAAGATCATACCAGGCGGAGCCGCAGCACAGGACTGCCGGCTgaggtaaaacacacacacacacagtcagtcGCTGTAATGGAATGGGGTGAAGGGTCATTGACAGGATTTCCCGTGTCTTTCAGGGTGAACGACAGTATTCTCTTTGTGAATGACGTGGATGTGCGTGAAGTCACTCACAGTTTCGCGGTGGAGGCGCTGAAGGAGGCGGGGCCGATCGTCCGGCTCTACGTGCTGCGACACAAACCGTCCGCGGAGAGAATCACAGAGCTGAAACTCATCAAGGGTCCTAAAGGTGCGTGAGGGGCAGCAGGTGGGCGGAGCTGATGTATTCAGCTCATCTGATTGGCTGCGCTCCTGTGCCACAGGTCTGGGCTTCAGCATTGCGGGCGGCGTCGGGAACCAGCACGTCCCGGGAGACAACAGCATCTACGTCACCAAGATCATCGAAGGCGGAGCAGCGCATAAAGACGGACGGCTGCAGATTGGGGACAAAATTCTCGCTGTGAGTTTGAGCACGTGAGCAACAGACAAATAAGATTGAttttctgaccccactggcagatatttgttcttgttttaagcacaaactcacttcattttgatacatttctacattttgcttctccagtaaatgtatcttgatttaataatgtatagatatttgtgctggaaaacaagacaaagtcTGTTCAATgtagtgttgtgtgtgtgtgtgtgtgtgtgttcaggtgaATAACATGTATCTAGAGGACGTGATGCATGAAGACGCTGTAGCGGCGCTGAAAAACACAGGGGAGGTTGTTTATCTGAGAGTAGCCAAAactcttcatcttcatcatcaagACGCCTACAACCCTCCTGACATCACCAGCTGTGAGcgcacacactcatacacacacatacacacacatatacatatacacaaaaacacacacacactcccactctcacacactctgacgtctgtgtgtttctgcagCCTATCCTCCTCATATGGACATGTCTGATTACCCACAAGCCCTCAGTCCCTCGTCTCCACGCCGTTACTCGCCTATCCCTAAAGGCCTGCTGCTGGGAGACGAGGACATTCCCAGGTGACCACACTCATGTTTATGCAGATATGCAAATGAGCACATATAGACACCTTCTATTGtttctatagaccttatgctccagagaaacaagcacacagccatctttagagttttgtgtttgaacttcaGCGGCATCACTGCCGAAGAGTAATTAACTGGTGACGTGGATTTACTGTAGAATTaacaaaagttatcatgagtattgtaatgtttgaagcggatgtcataaCAGATATCAGTAGACTGAGAAGATAACGAGCTGTTTATTCATAAATCcttaagatcttaccttcatgctgtggaaatacaaaatGGAAgactgaaaaggggcggggctacataatcAGCTCACGTTGACTCGTATGTTGTTGTCCATCAGGGAGCCGCGGCGTGTGGTCATTCTCAGAGGCTCCACCGGATTGGGCTTCAATATCGTGGGCGGTGAGGATGGTGAGGGGATCTTCATCTCCTTCATCTTAGCGGGAGGAGCAGCTGATCTGAGTGGAGAGCTGAAGAAAGGAGATCAGATCCTGAGTGTACGTCTGATCCACACACACGTCTGCTGAGTCACGCTGTTCGACTGTCACTCACTCAGTGTTTCTATTGCAGGTGAACGGCGTGGATCTGCGTCACGCGACACACGAGCAGGCGGCAGCGGCGCTGAAGAACGCAGGACAGACGGTCACCATCATCACGCAGTACAGGCCCGAGGGTGAGACGCAGCACATGCTAGAATAATGAAAACAGCTGGACTGACAAATCAGAGCCCAGCAAGCCtgacacgtgtgtgtgtgtgtttagagtaCAGCCGGTTCGAAGCGAAGATTCATGACCTGCGTGAGCAGCTGATGAACAGCAGTTTAGTTTCTGCAGCGGCGTCATTACGGAGCGGAAAGAGAAGCTTCTTCATCAGGTactgaataaagaaacaaactcaaaacaaactttttattccctcaaaatcttaatttaaagggaaagtaaaattatttttctgactcaaCTGGCAGATACtgtatttgttcttgttttaaacataaactGTCTTTCCTATGTCTTCAGGGCTCTGTTTGACTACGATAAAACGGCAGACTGTGGCTTCCTGTCGCAGGCTGTGAGCTTCAGGTTTGGGGATATTCTGCAAGTGTTTGACTGCAGTGATGAGGAATGGTGGCAGGCCGGAAAACTGTCTCCACACGGAGAACTGGAGGAGACCGGATACATACCCAGCAAGAGGAGGTGTGTGTGCATCATCATCAGTACATTAAAAGTGTCTCAGGGTGTGTTCATGTCATGTCCGAAAAATAGTATGTACGAGCTGAACGCCCATGAACGCTaccataaagtcagaattagaAACAGTGAGAACAGTTTTAGAAAAGGTACATCGCCATCATCCTCCGATCAAAGTCATTTGAACACACCTGACATCATAATTACGGCTTCCCAAatcataaatatgaaaattccAGGGGGAATTAAACGCATCCTCAAAGACTTGCTCAGATAAACAGATagtcccgccccaaactcacgTGATTGGCTGAATCAGAACCAATCAATCAAACAGATGAATGTTGTGAAAGTGTCACAGTGTTTCTGCTTCAAGAATCAGACTACCAGTGACTCTGAACATCTGAACATCACACACAGCAGCTGatcaggagtgtgtgtgtgtgtgtgtgtgtgtgtgtgtgtgtgtgtgtgttcctgtaGGGTGGAGAGGAAGGAATGGTCCCGTCTGAAGACTCGTGGCAGAGAAGCCGTCAgcggtgagtgagtgagtgtttcACACTGATCTGTGGCTCATAGTAGCTCATGTGACTCTGacatcctgtgtgtgtgtgtgtgtgtgtgtgtgtgtgtgtgtgtgtttcaggacgCAGCGATTACATCGTGAGCTATGAGACGGTGATTCAGACTGAAGGTGAGTCTTAGAGTTCGAAAGATAAAACGCTCTGATACTATTAATTACATTAAgatttgcaaacattttttgtattacaagtttttaaatatgcaaatatataattaaatatgcactagtTTGCTTAAATTTCCAGAACAATAATGTGAACATTGGGTAAAGCCTCGTTCTTGATTGGTTTTGGTGACATATTA from the Ctenopharyngodon idella isolate HZGC_01 chromosome 22, HZGC01, whole genome shotgun sequence genome contains:
- the dlg4b gene encoding disks large homolog 4 isoform X3, coding for MFPQESCDAGLWAELQMNGMDGDVEYEEITLERGNSGLGFSIAGGTDNPHIGDDPSIFITKIIPGGAAAQDCRLRVNDSILFVNDVDVREVTHSFAVEALKEAGPIVRLYVLRHKPSAERITELKLIKGPKGLGFSIAGGVGNQHVPGDNSIYVTKIIEGGAAHKDGRLQIGDKILAVNNMYLEDVMHEDAVAALKNTGEVVYLRVAKTLHLHHQDAYNPPDITSSYPPHMDMSDYPQALSPSSPRRYSPIPKGLLLGDEDIPREPRRVVILRGSTGLGFNIVGGEDGEGIFISFILAGGAADLSGELKKGDQILSVNGVDLRHATHEQAAAALKNAGQTVTIITQYRPEEYSRFEAKIHDLREQLMNSSLVSAAASLRSGKRSFFIRALFDYDKTADCGFLSQAVSFRFGDILQVFDCSDEEWWQAGKLSPHGELEETGYIPSKRRVERKEWSRLKTRGREAVSGRSDYIVSYETVIQTEVHYARPVIILGPSKDRVNDDLLSEFPDKFGSCVPHTTRPKREYEMDGRDYHFVSSREQMEKDIQSHRFIEAGQYNSHLYGTSVQSVRQVAEQQGKHCILDVSANAVRRLQAAQLHPIAIFIRPSSLQNILDINKRLTEEQARRALDRAVKLEQDFIECFSAIVEGDSFEEIYHRVKSVIEEQSGPYIWIPARERL
- the dlg4b gene encoding disks large homolog 4 isoform X1, which gives rise to MPLKREDTERALQAMEACQSAGDEGFRSRAERLLTIFQSDLFQALLDIQEFYELTVFENQSEGRALTPGLKYRYHDEETPPLQHSPTHLTTGKSAEMLHLSDAGHAPIDGVHGYTPQMHMSPAKPVLLPSGHAPYYATSTLMNGMDGDVEYEEITLERGNSGLGFSIAGGTDNPHIGDDPSIFITKIIPGGAAAQDCRLRVNDSILFVNDVDVREVTHSFAVEALKEAGPIVRLYVLRHKPSAERITELKLIKGPKGLGFSIAGGVGNQHVPGDNSIYVTKIIEGGAAHKDGRLQIGDKILAVNNMYLEDVMHEDAVAALKNTGEVVYLRVAKTLHLHHQDAYNPPDITSSYPPHMDMSDYPQALSPSSPRRYSPIPKGLLLGDEDIPREPRRVVILRGSTGLGFNIVGGEDGEGIFISFILAGGAADLSGELKKGDQILSVNGVDLRHATHEQAAAALKNAGQTVTIITQYRPEEYSRFEAKIHDLREQLMNSSLVSAAASLRSGKRSFFIRALFDYDKTADCGFLSQAVSFRFGDILQVFDCSDEEWWQAGKLSPHGELEETGYIPSKRRVERKEWSRLKTRGREAVSGRSDYIVSYETVIQTEVHYARPVIILGPSKDRVNDDLLSEFPDKFGSCVPHTTRPKREYEMDGRDYHFVSSREQMEKDIQSHRFIEAGQYNSHLYGTSVQSVRQVAEQQGKHCILDVSANAVRRLQAAQLHPIAIFIRPSSLQNILDINKRLTEEQARRALDRAVKLEQDFIECFSAIVEGDSFEEIYHRVKSVIEEQSGPYIWIPARERL
- the dlg4b gene encoding disks large homolog 4 isoform X2, which produces MDCLCIVTTKKYRYHDEETPPLQHSPTHLTTGKSAEMLHLSDAGHAPIDGVHGYTPQMHMSPAKPVLLPSGHAPYYATSTLMNGMDGDVEYEEITLERGNSGLGFSIAGGTDNPHIGDDPSIFITKIIPGGAAAQDCRLRVNDSILFVNDVDVREVTHSFAVEALKEAGPIVRLYVLRHKPSAERITELKLIKGPKGLGFSIAGGVGNQHVPGDNSIYVTKIIEGGAAHKDGRLQIGDKILAVNNMYLEDVMHEDAVAALKNTGEVVYLRVAKTLHLHHQDAYNPPDITSSYPPHMDMSDYPQALSPSSPRRYSPIPKGLLLGDEDIPREPRRVVILRGSTGLGFNIVGGEDGEGIFISFILAGGAADLSGELKKGDQILSVNGVDLRHATHEQAAAALKNAGQTVTIITQYRPEEYSRFEAKIHDLREQLMNSSLVSAAASLRSGKRSFFIRALFDYDKTADCGFLSQAVSFRFGDILQVFDCSDEEWWQAGKLSPHGELEETGYIPSKRRVERKEWSRLKTRGREAVSGRSDYIVSYETVIQTEVHYARPVIILGPSKDRVNDDLLSEFPDKFGSCVPHTTRPKREYEMDGRDYHFVSSREQMEKDIQSHRFIEAGQYNSHLYGTSVQSVRQVAEQQGKHCILDVSANAVRRLQAAQLHPIAIFIRPSSLQNILDINKRLTEEQARRALDRAVKLEQDFIECFSAIVEGDSFEEIYHRVKSVIEEQSGPYIWIPARERL
- the dlg4b gene encoding disks large homolog 4 isoform X4 → MFVSVWYAKKMGRRFISNVRKAKRHRQRMMMNGMDGDVEYEEITLERGNSGLGFSIAGGTDNPHIGDDPSIFITKIIPGGAAAQDCRLRVNDSILFVNDVDVREVTHSFAVEALKEAGPIVRLYVLRHKPSAERITELKLIKGPKGLGFSIAGGVGNQHVPGDNSIYVTKIIEGGAAHKDGRLQIGDKILAVNNMYLEDVMHEDAVAALKNTGEVVYLRVAKTLHLHHQDAYNPPDITSSYPPHMDMSDYPQALSPSSPRRYSPIPKGLLLGDEDIPREPRRVVILRGSTGLGFNIVGGEDGEGIFISFILAGGAADLSGELKKGDQILSVNGVDLRHATHEQAAAALKNAGQTVTIITQYRPEEYSRFEAKIHDLREQLMNSSLVSAAASLRSGKRSFFIRALFDYDKTADCGFLSQAVSFRFGDILQVFDCSDEEWWQAGKLSPHGELEETGYIPSKRRVERKEWSRLKTRGREAVSGRSDYIVSYETVIQTEVHYARPVIILGPSKDRVNDDLLSEFPDKFGSCVPHTTRPKREYEMDGRDYHFVSSREQMEKDIQSHRFIEAGQYNSHLYGTSVQSVRQVAEQQGKHCILDVSANAVRRLQAAQLHPIAIFIRPSSLQNILDINKRLTEEQARRALDRAVKLEQDFIECFSAIVEGDSFEEIYHRVKSVIEEQSGPYIWIPARERL